One genomic region from Streptomyces sp. Li-HN-5-11 encodes:
- a CDS encoding L,D-transpeptidase family protein encodes MQNGGGRRATVAAAACGFFMTVLAACGGPRTEVHHGDVPRPGGPSGTARPSPSVAPPGVPGVGERLWRQVPAGTRQLVAVYGEHRDSPDSTLVLYEKRGSRWERTVSWAAHNGKQGWTTDHHEGDERSPVGVFTLSDAGGLLDDPGSRLPYTQDEDAFASPYYWDEAHWHDFDYVIAIDYNRRRGTRPDDPTRPLGQTKGGGIWLHLDHGDGTLGCVSVPEEAMEYLLRTLDPKDRPVVVMGDRVALSA; translated from the coding sequence ATGCAGAATGGCGGTGGAAGGCGTGCGACGGTCGCGGCGGCGGCCTGCGGTTTCTTCATGACGGTGCTGGCCGCGTGCGGCGGTCCGCGAACGGAGGTCCACCACGGCGACGTGCCCAGACCCGGCGGCCCCTCGGGGACCGCCCGGCCCAGCCCGTCCGTGGCGCCGCCCGGCGTCCCCGGCGTCGGAGAGCGACTGTGGCGGCAGGTCCCCGCCGGCACCCGGCAGCTTGTGGCGGTGTACGGGGAGCACAGGGACTCGCCGGACTCCACGCTCGTGCTGTACGAGAAGCGGGGGAGCAGGTGGGAACGGACCGTCAGCTGGGCGGCGCACAACGGCAAGCAGGGCTGGACCACCGACCATCACGAGGGCGACGAGCGCAGCCCTGTCGGCGTGTTCACCCTCTCCGACGCCGGAGGCCTCCTCGACGACCCGGGTTCCCGGCTGCCGTACACCCAGGACGAGGACGCCTTCGCCTCCCCGTACTACTGGGACGAGGCGCACTGGCACGACTTCGACTACGTCATCGCCATCGACTACAACCGCCGCAGGGGCACCCGCCCGGACGACCCCACGCGGCCTCTGGGTCAGACCAAGGGCGGTGGCATCTGGCTCCACCTGGACCACGGCGACGGCACCCTGGGCTGCGTGAGCGTCCCCGAGGAGGCGATGGAGTACCTCCTGCGCACCCTCGACCCGAAGGACAGGCCCGTGGTGGTGATGGGCGACAGGGTCGCCTTGTCGGCGTAG
- the mltG gene encoding endolytic transglycosylase MltG, whose protein sequence is MQTNTPSRSTIRLTRRGRLVLVVSGAVLAGTAVAVPLLTLDGGRAPRTRTLVIPEGRRASQVYDAVDKALALPPGTTKKSVPKAGLKLPADAHGNPEGYLFPATYPVDDGATPQSLLSFMVDTANKRFNAAPVAAGAQRASMSVHQAVTVASIVQAEAASKADMGKVARVVLNRLERGMPLQMDSTLDYALDRSTVRTTVNDTRLDSPYNSYRRMGLPPTPIDNPGEDAMRAAISPPPGDWLYFVTVKPGDTRFTADYAQHQRNVAEFDARQRIRSAQPAR, encoded by the coding sequence ATGCAGACGAACACTCCGTCCCGGAGCACGATCCGGCTGACACGACGGGGCCGGCTGGTCCTCGTCGTGTCCGGCGCCGTCCTGGCCGGCACCGCCGTGGCGGTGCCGCTGCTGACCCTCGACGGCGGCCGGGCCCCGCGCACCCGTACCCTGGTGATTCCCGAGGGCCGGCGCGCGAGCCAGGTGTACGACGCCGTCGACAAGGCCCTCGCGCTGCCGCCCGGCACCACGAAGAAGTCGGTCCCCAAGGCAGGCCTGAAACTGCCCGCCGACGCCCACGGCAACCCGGAGGGCTACCTCTTCCCGGCGACGTATCCCGTCGACGACGGGGCGACGCCGCAGTCGCTGCTGTCCTTCATGGTCGACACCGCGAACAAGAGGTTCAACGCGGCCCCGGTCGCCGCGGGCGCGCAGCGCGCCTCCATGAGCGTCCACCAGGCGGTCACCGTCGCGAGCATCGTGCAGGCCGAGGCCGCCTCCAAGGCCGACATGGGGAAGGTGGCCCGGGTCGTCCTCAACCGGCTGGAGCGCGGCATGCCGCTGCAGATGGACTCCACCCTCGACTACGCCCTCGACCGCTCCACCGTCCGCACGACCGTGAACGACACCCGGCTGGACAGCCCGTACAACTCCTACCGGCGCATGGGGCTGCCGCCGACGCCCATCGACAACCCGGGCGAGGACGCCATGCGCGCCGCGATCAGTCCGCCGCCGGGGGACTGGCTGTACTTCGTCACCGTCAAGCCGGGCGACACACGCTTCACCGCCGACTACGCGCAGCACCAGCGCAACGTCGCCGAGTTCGACGCGAGGCAGAGGATCCGCAGCGCGCAGCCGGCGAGGTGA
- a CDS encoding sugar ABC transporter substrate-binding protein, with protein MRLKTVLCSAVSVLSALALLSDCGGSGTAASSSDAPLVGVDYPRSDTDFWKSYIKYTPQFAKKLGLSLKTTNSQNDLAKLTGDVQTLIVQGVRGMAMAPQSTFAIGPILSQLEAKKIPVVTVDTRPDTGHVFMVVRADNRAYGEKACQYLGAKLGGKGKVVMLEGDLSSINGRDRTEAFNDCMKKNYPGIKVFGEATNWDGAIAAQRLQTDLTAHPDIRGVYMQSSLALSGTLQVLKQQGLLVGPKDSKHVFVVSNDGVPRELRDIAKGNIDATVSQPVDLYAKYALYYLKAAIDGKTFKPGRTDHDSTIVQVRPGLLEDQLSAPLVTADGATYGGVPSVKSTDPSLWGNGTG; from the coding sequence ATGAGGCTCAAAACCGTCCTCTGTTCCGCCGTCTCCGTCCTCTCCGCCCTGGCGCTGCTCAGCGACTGCGGCGGCTCCGGCACCGCGGCGTCGTCGAGCGACGCGCCGCTGGTCGGGGTCGACTACCCACGTTCCGACACCGACTTCTGGAAGTCGTACATCAAGTACACGCCGCAGTTCGCCAAGAAGCTCGGCCTCTCGCTCAAGACCACGAACTCCCAGAACGACCTCGCCAAGCTCACCGGCGACGTGCAGACGCTCATCGTCCAGGGCGTCAGGGGCATGGCGATGGCCCCGCAGTCCACCTTTGCCATCGGGCCGATCCTGTCGCAGTTGGAGGCGAAGAAGATCCCGGTCGTTACCGTCGACACCCGCCCCGACACGGGCCATGTCTTCATGGTGGTCCGTGCCGACAACCGCGCCTACGGCGAGAAGGCCTGCCAGTACCTCGGCGCGAAACTGGGCGGCAAGGGCAAGGTCGTGATGCTGGAGGGCGATCTCTCCTCGATCAACGGGCGTGACCGCACCGAGGCGTTCAACGACTGCATGAAGAAGAACTACCCCGGCATCAAGGTGTTCGGCGAGGCCACCAACTGGGACGGCGCCATCGCCGCGCAGAGGCTGCAGACGGACCTGACCGCCCACCCCGACATCAGGGGCGTCTACATGCAGTCCAGCCTGGCCCTGTCCGGCACGCTCCAAGTGCTGAAGCAGCAGGGCCTGTTGGTCGGCCCGAAGGACAGCAAGCACGTGTTCGTCGTCTCCAACGACGGCGTCCCCAGGGAGCTCAGGGACATCGCCAAGGGCAACATCGACGCCACCGTGTCCCAGCCGGTCGACCTCTACGCCAAGTACGCCCTGTACTACCTGAAGGCCGCGATCGACGGGAAGACGTTCAAGCCCGGCAGGACCGACCACGACAGCACCATCGTCCAGGTCCGCCCGGGCCTGCTGGAGGACCAGCTCTCGGCCCCGCTCGTCACCGCCGACGGCGCCACGTACGGCGGCGTCCCCAGCGTCAAGAGCACCGACCCCTCACTGTGGGGCAACGGCACCGGCTGA
- a CDS encoding NAD(P)-binding domain-containing protein, with product MNKTREVEVAVIGAGQAGLSSAYHLRRAGFEPDRDFVVFDHSPGPGGAWQFRWPSLTYGKVHGMHALPGMELTGADPGRPSSDVVGEYFAAYERAFDLRVRRPVDVRAVREGTGGRLRVETSGGVWSTRALINATGTWDRPFWPRYPGQETFRGRQLHTAQYTGPEEFAGQRVVVVGAGASGTQHLLELASYAAATTWVTRRPPVFREGPFDENAGRAAVALVEERVRRGLPPRSVVSVTGLPLNDAVRQGLRDGVLNRQPMFDRISPDGVDWDDGRHVTADVILWATGFRPALDHLTPLRLRERGGGIRVDGTRAVADPRVHLVGYGPSASTIGANRAGRAAVRDLMRLLSGEPAVAA from the coding sequence GTGAACAAAACGCGTGAGGTCGAGGTGGCCGTCATAGGCGCCGGTCAGGCCGGCCTGTCCAGCGCCTATCACCTGCGGCGCGCCGGGTTCGAGCCGGACCGCGACTTCGTCGTGTTCGACCACTCCCCCGGTCCGGGCGGCGCCTGGCAGTTCCGGTGGCCGTCGCTGACGTACGGCAAGGTGCACGGCATGCACGCGCTGCCGGGGATGGAGCTGACGGGCGCCGATCCCGGACGCCCGTCGTCGGACGTCGTCGGAGAGTACTTCGCCGCCTACGAGCGCGCCTTCGACCTGCGGGTGAGGCGGCCGGTGGACGTCAGGGCGGTGCGGGAAGGCACTGGGGGCCGGCTTCGCGTGGAGACGTCCGGCGGTGTGTGGTCGACGCGGGCGCTGATCAACGCGACCGGCACCTGGGACCGGCCGTTCTGGCCTCGCTACCCGGGCCAGGAGACCTTCCGGGGGCGCCAGTTGCACACCGCTCAGTACACAGGACCCGAGGAGTTCGCGGGGCAGCGGGTGGTCGTGGTGGGCGCAGGCGCCTCCGGCACCCAGCACCTGCTGGAACTCGCGTCGTACGCGGCCGCCACCACCTGGGTGACACGGCGGCCACCGGTTTTCCGGGAGGGTCCCTTCGACGAGAACGCGGGGCGTGCCGCGGTCGCGCTCGTCGAGGAACGGGTGCGCCGGGGGCTGCCGCCCAGGAGTGTCGTCTCGGTCACGGGTCTGCCCCTGAACGACGCCGTCCGGCAGGGTCTGAGGGACGGGGTCCTCAACCGGCAGCCGATGTTCGACCGGATCAGCCCGGACGGTGTGGACTGGGACGACGGGCGGCACGTGACGGCCGACGTCATCCTGTGGGCGACCGGATTCCGGCCCGCGCTCGACCATCTCACACCCCTGAGACTGCGCGAACGCGGCGGCGGCATCCGCGTCGACGGGACCCGTGCGGTCGCCGATCCCCGCGTCCACCTCGTCGGCTACGGCCCCTCGGCGAGCACCATCGGAGCCAACCGGGCGGGGCGGGCGGCCGTCCGGGACCTCATGCGGCTGCTGTCCGGGGAGCCGGCCGTCGCGGCGTGA
- a CDS encoding secondary thiamine-phosphate synthase enzyme YjbQ, producing MSHSFTTRVLNVASGSRETVVDLTRDCEAFLRETSGGRDGLLNVFVPHATAGIAIIETGAGSDDDLLTALHTLLPADDRWQHRHGSPGHGRDHVLPALVPPHATIPVLGGRLELGTWQSVCLVDTNVDNANRQVRLSFLG from the coding sequence ATGTCCCACTCCTTCACCACCCGAGTGCTGAACGTCGCTTCCGGTTCCCGGGAGACGGTCGTCGACCTCACCCGCGACTGCGAGGCCTTCCTGCGGGAGACCTCCGGCGGCCGCGACGGCCTGCTGAACGTGTTCGTGCCGCACGCGACCGCAGGCATCGCGATCATCGAGACGGGCGCCGGCAGCGACGACGATCTTCTGACGGCCCTGCACACCCTGCTGCCCGCCGACGACCGCTGGCAGCACCGCCACGGCAGTCCCGGTCACGGTCGCGACCACGTCCTGCCCGCCCTGGTCCCGCCGCACGCGACCATCCCGGTGCTCGGCGGGCGCCTGGAGCTGGGCACCTGGCAGTCGGTGTGCCTGGTGGACACCAACGTCGACAACGCCAACCGGCAGGTTCGGCTGAGCTTCCTGGGCTGA
- a CDS encoding SpoIIE family protein phosphatase, which yields MDSTPSPSPSSPFDLVSRALGRYIPRGGAAAAASPADAQGDHTSRQRVPDNPAAGRQDQILGVVNLDRDLRITRCNLDAPVFAGLDAVAGSPFVDLLPPGDVPTVTRRLRQVLETGEAHVARIQRLRRCDGSELVVSLSILPAAVPQEGLTVSVIAMARRLHLYAAETAIGTSLDIDDTAQSLAQSLLAWGDVAAVDLDFAVWTGEGVSGQGQGRIRLRRAALVPDRAWPEGYVTPGDDLPSDASRLLAQAVRRDDAPQAIVIPDRESVERVLGSPRVMRALVPGDRSAGVACIPLVLDGAPPVVLGVAEVWRRADCPFRDSELFDLQELVARTAHHVDLARQHQREHTQVLALQRRLLPRTGGDTIEIASVYQPATPDSAGVGGDWVNSFPLPDGRTALVVGDVVGHGLGAAATMGQLSMEARALLSAGLAPDEVLEHLDETVTLLDDSESGLAAGYSALGSTCCIALYDPVSHHVVLSSAGHLPPVLFSPDGHAGPLPVPPHPGLGAEFALREPFTVHTFGAPPGSLLALYTDGLVEDPALPIDEGIGRLADAVSTVHPWDGLQQAARHVVSAVAPVRQRDDVTLLLARMIGYRKGDTATWRLPARDDAPARARAQVSALLRQWRTRDDTRNNVLLLVSELVTNAVRFATGPVTVRLIRTGHGLLCEVGDTGNGRPRLGLGGLLDDGGRGLHIVHRLTTRWGVRWTDTGKVVWAEVVR from the coding sequence ATGGACTCCACACCCTCCCCCTCGCCCTCCTCGCCGTTCGACCTGGTCAGCAGGGCTCTGGGGCGCTACATCCCACGCGGCGGAGCGGCAGCGGCTGCCAGTCCCGCCGACGCGCAGGGCGACCACACCTCCCGCCAGCGCGTACCCGACAATCCGGCGGCCGGCCGTCAGGATCAGATTCTCGGCGTGGTCAACCTGGACCGGGATCTGAGGATCACCCGCTGCAACCTGGACGCCCCCGTGTTCGCGGGTCTGGACGCCGTCGCCGGGAGCCCCTTCGTCGATCTGCTGCCCCCCGGGGACGTACCGACGGTGACACGGCGGTTGCGGCAGGTGCTGGAGACCGGTGAGGCGCACGTCGCCCGGATCCAGCGACTGCGGCGCTGCGACGGGTCGGAACTGGTGGTCTCGCTGAGCATCCTGCCCGCCGCGGTGCCTCAGGAGGGCCTGACCGTCTCCGTGATCGCCATGGCCAGGAGGCTGCACCTGTACGCCGCCGAGACCGCGATCGGCACCTCACTGGACATCGACGACACCGCGCAGTCGCTGGCGCAGTCCCTGCTGGCCTGGGGAGACGTGGCCGCCGTCGACCTCGACTTCGCCGTGTGGACGGGCGAGGGAGTCAGTGGGCAGGGACAGGGGCGCATCCGGCTTCGGCGGGCGGCCCTGGTCCCGGACCGGGCGTGGCCCGAGGGCTACGTGACTCCGGGCGATGATCTTCCCAGCGACGCGAGTCGCCTGCTGGCGCAGGCGGTGCGGCGGGACGACGCCCCGCAGGCCATCGTCATACCCGACCGCGAGTCGGTCGAGCGGGTACTCGGCAGTCCGCGAGTGATGCGTGCCCTGGTGCCCGGTGACCGGTCGGCGGGTGTGGCGTGCATACCGCTGGTCCTGGACGGCGCGCCGCCCGTCGTGCTGGGTGTGGCGGAGGTATGGCGGCGGGCGGACTGCCCCTTCCGCGACAGCGAGCTGTTCGACCTGCAGGAACTGGTCGCCCGCACCGCCCATCACGTCGACCTGGCCCGCCAGCACCAGCGCGAGCACACCCAGGTGCTGGCGTTGCAGCGCCGGCTGCTGCCCCGGACCGGCGGCGACACCATCGAGATCGCCAGCGTCTACCAGCCCGCCACCCCCGACAGCGCGGGCGTCGGCGGCGACTGGGTGAACAGCTTTCCGCTGCCGGACGGCCGTACCGCGCTGGTGGTCGGTGATGTCGTCGGGCACGGCCTGGGAGCCGCGGCGACCATGGGCCAGCTGAGCATGGAGGCCCGAGCGCTGCTGTCCGCGGGGCTCGCACCCGACGAGGTACTGGAGCACCTGGACGAGACCGTGACGCTGCTGGACGACTCGGAGTCCGGGCTGGCGGCCGGCTACAGCGCCCTCGGGTCGACCTGCTGCATCGCCCTCTACGACCCGGTCAGCCACCATGTGGTGCTGTCCAGCGCCGGCCACCTCCCCCCGGTCCTGTTCTCGCCGGACGGGCACGCGGGCCCGCTCCCGGTCCCACCCCACCCCGGCCTGGGCGCCGAGTTCGCGCTGCGGGAGCCGTTCACCGTGCACACGTTCGGCGCACCTCCGGGCTCTCTGCTCGCTCTCTACACCGACGGCCTGGTGGAGGATCCGGCCTTGCCGATCGACGAGGGCATCGGCAGGCTGGCGGACGCCGTGTCCACGGTGCACCCCTGGGACGGCCTGCAGCAGGCCGCGCGGCACGTCGTCTCCGCGGTGGCGCCCGTGCGCCAGCGCGACGACGTGACTCTGCTGCTCGCGCGGATGATCGGCTACCGCAAGGGCGACACGGCGACCTGGCGGCTGCCCGCCCGCGACGACGCGCCCGCCCGTGCCCGGGCGCAGGTCTCCGCGCTGCTGCGGCAATGGCGCACCAGGGACGACACCCGGAACAACGTCCTGCTGCTGGTCAGCGAGCTGGTCACGAACGCGGTGCGGTTCGCCACCGGTCCCGTCACGGTACGGCTGATCAGGACCGGTCACGGCCTGCTGTGCGAGGTGGGCGACACCGGCAACGGCAGGCCGCGTCTGGGTCTGGGAGGCCTCCTCGACGACGGCGGTCGTGGCCTGCACATCGTGCACAGGCTCACCACCCGCTGGGGGGTGCGGTGGACGGACACGGGCAAGGTGGTCTGGGCGGAAGTCGTGAGGTGA
- a CDS encoding MarR family transcriptional regulator has product MSTPDPDDLLAEQLLRLTRRVHHIQKRHLQERALGITPAQSRLLRTLAHFGAPPRMADLAASLEVVPRAVTTLVDGLEASGKVRRVPDPANRRVIRIELTEDGHKALGELHGARRAAAEEILAPLSGAQRDVLGALLDTLVGTVPAQGRHC; this is encoded by the coding sequence ATGAGCACCCCCGATCCCGACGACCTCCTCGCCGAGCAGTTGCTGCGGCTCACCCGCCGGGTGCACCACATTCAGAAGCGCCATCTGCAGGAGCGGGCGCTCGGCATCACGCCGGCCCAGTCCCGGCTGCTGCGCACCCTGGCGCACTTCGGCGCCCCGCCCCGCATGGCGGACCTCGCCGCGTCCCTGGAGGTGGTGCCCCGCGCGGTGACCACGCTCGTGGACGGACTGGAGGCGAGCGGGAAGGTCCGCCGGGTCCCGGATCCGGCCAACCGCCGGGTGATCCGGATCGAGCTCACCGAGGACGGGCACAAGGCCCTCGGTGAACTGCACGGCGCCCGCCGGGCCGCCGCCGAGGAGATCCTGGCGCCCCTGAGCGGTGCGCAGCGGGACGTGCTCGGCGCCCTGCTGGACACACTGGTGGGCACGGTGCCCGCGCAGGGCCGCCACTGCTGA
- a CDS encoding type III polyketide synthase — MAAYLCPPAVIHGEHAVETSQIVTEVRDRHPHAAWTPRIDGIAASTGIETRGWMLPLEAAVAPGSGGGLGAVGTGAAQKALAHDGFSPRDVDRVIAALEAIPAPQTVQERTAPAWEAVQAYGERAARGALQIAGLDAADVDCLITSHSTTPALPGLDVSLANRLPLRNDVMLLPATQWACIAGTRSLALAADLVAADPDRVVLVVIAEALSTTYQPADDTLESLIVRLLFADTAVAAVVTGRPRRESVLRLDAAWHHTLPGTQDLHRLETRADGTHFVMDRRGPRAVQETVTAMWEWLRVRYQDDPDAWHPDVLLAHPGGTRVLEYMEQTMPDAWPSGLLDYSRDSYTSGNRGGAAVFDIMRRAHDAGQEPGTRAVLYAAAPGLTATALEGEWL; from the coding sequence ATGGCCGCATACCTGTGTCCTCCTGCCGTGATACATGGCGAACACGCCGTGGAGACCAGCCAGATCGTGACGGAGGTGCGCGACCGGCATCCGCACGCGGCGTGGACGCCGCGGATCGACGGCATCGCGGCGAGCACCGGCATCGAGACCCGCGGGTGGATGCTGCCGCTGGAGGCAGCCGTCGCGCCCGGGAGCGGCGGCGGCCTGGGGGCCGTCGGCACCGGGGCCGCCCAAAAGGCCTTGGCGCACGACGGGTTCAGCCCGCGGGACGTGGACCGTGTGATCGCCGCACTCGAGGCGATCCCCGCGCCGCAGACCGTCCAGGAACGCACCGCGCCGGCCTGGGAGGCCGTGCAGGCCTACGGGGAACGTGCGGCGCGCGGGGCCCTGCAGATCGCCGGGCTGGACGCGGCGGACGTCGACTGCCTGATCACCAGTCACTCCACCACCCCGGCCCTGCCGGGTCTGGACGTCTCCCTGGCCAACAGGCTTCCGCTCCGCAACGACGTGATGCTGCTGCCGGCCACGCAGTGGGCCTGTATCGCGGGGACCCGTTCGCTGGCGCTGGCGGCGGATCTCGTGGCCGCGGACCCCGACCGCGTCGTCCTGGTGGTGATCGCGGAGGCGCTGAGCACGACCTACCAGCCCGCGGACGACACGCTCGAGTCCCTGATCGTCCGGCTGCTGTTCGCGGACACCGCGGTCGCCGCGGTGGTCACGGGCCGCCCGCGGCGCGAGTCGGTGCTGCGGCTGGACGCCGCCTGGCATCACACCCTGCCCGGCACCCAGGACCTGCACCGCCTGGAGACGCGGGCGGACGGCACCCACTTCGTGATGGACCGGCGCGGGCCGCGCGCCGTACAGGAGACGGTCACCGCGATGTGGGAGTGGCTGCGCGTCCGTTACCAGGACGATCCCGACGCCTGGCACCCCGACGTGCTGCTGGCGCACCCCGGCGGGACCCGGGTGCTGGAGTACATGGAGCAGACGATGCCTGACGCGTGGCCGTCGGGGCTGTTGGACTACAGCCGGGACAGCTACACCAGCGGCAACCGCGGAGGCGCCGCCGTGTTCGACATCATGCGTCGGGCACACGACGCCGGGCAGGAGCCGGGCACGCGTGCCGTCCTGTACGCGGCGGCTCCGGGCCTCACCGCCACCGCTCTGGAAGGCGAGTGGCTGTAG
- a CDS encoding ABC transporter ATP-binding protein — protein MHPDRQPSWTPPADAKEQPRQVRRILRLFRPYRGRLAIVGLLVGASSLVSVATPFLLKETLDVAIPRGRTGLLSLLALGMILSAVLTSVFGVLQTLISTTVGQRVMHDLRTAVYGRLQRMSLAFFTRTRTGEVQSRIANDIGGMQATVTSTATSLVSNLTSVVATIVAMIALDWRLTVVSLLLLPLFVWISRRVGKERKKITTQRQKQMAAMAATVTESLSVSGILLGRTMGRSDSLTKSFAEESEGLVDLEVRSNMAGRWRMAVITVVMAAMPAVIYWTAGMALQFGGPKVSIGTIVAFVSLQQGLFRPAVSLLATGVQIQTSLALFQRIFEYLDLPIDITERERPVHLDRVKGEVRFEGVAFHYDDTSGPILHGIDVTVPAGSSLAIVGPTGAGKSTLGYLVPRLYDVTGGRVTLDGVDVRDLDFDTLARAVGVVSQETYLFHASVAENLRFAKPDATDEELRAAARAAQIHEHIAALPDGYDTVVGERGHRFSGGEKQRLAIARTILRDPPVLILDEATSALDTRTEAAVQEAIDALSANRTTLTIAHRLSTVRGADQIVVLDSGRVAERGTHQELLELDGRYAALVRRDAQLEPATQLEPTS, from the coding sequence ATGCATCCCGACCGCCAACCCTCCTGGACACCGCCCGCCGACGCGAAGGAACAGCCCCGGCAGGTGCGCCGCATCCTGAGGCTCTTCCGTCCCTACCGGGGCCGCCTCGCGATCGTCGGCCTGCTCGTCGGCGCCTCGTCGCTGGTCTCGGTCGCCACTCCCTTCCTGCTCAAGGAAACACTCGACGTCGCGATCCCGCGGGGCCGCACCGGGCTGCTCAGCCTGCTCGCCCTGGGCATGATCCTCAGCGCCGTCCTCACCAGCGTCTTCGGCGTCCTGCAGACCCTGATCTCCACGACCGTCGGCCAGCGCGTCATGCACGACCTGCGCACCGCCGTCTACGGGCGGCTGCAGCGCATGTCGCTCGCCTTCTTCACCCGCACCCGCACCGGCGAGGTGCAGTCCCGCATCGCCAACGACATCGGCGGCATGCAGGCCACCGTCACTTCCACCGCCACTTCCCTGGTCTCCAACCTCACCAGCGTGGTCGCCACGATCGTCGCCATGATCGCCCTCGACTGGCGGCTGACCGTCGTCTCGCTGCTGTTGCTTCCGTTGTTCGTGTGGATCAGCCGCCGGGTCGGCAAGGAGCGCAAGAAGATCACCACTCAGCGCCAGAAGCAGATGGCCGCCATGGCCGCCACGGTCACCGAGTCGCTCTCCGTCAGCGGCATCCTGCTCGGCCGCACCATGGGCCGTTCCGACTCGCTGACGAAGTCCTTCGCCGAGGAGTCCGAGGGCCTGGTCGACCTCGAGGTGCGGTCGAACATGGCGGGACGCTGGCGCATGGCCGTCATCACGGTCGTCATGGCCGCCATGCCGGCCGTCATCTACTGGACCGCGGGCATGGCCCTGCAGTTCGGCGGCCCCAAGGTCTCCATCGGCACGATCGTCGCCTTCGTCTCCCTCCAGCAGGGCCTGTTCCGCCCTGCCGTGAGCCTGCTGGCGACCGGCGTCCAGATCCAGACCTCGCTCGCGCTCTTCCAGCGCATCTTCGAGTACCTGGACCTGCCCATCGACATCACCGAGCGCGAGCGGCCGGTCCACCTCGACCGCGTCAAGGGCGAGGTGCGCTTCGAGGGCGTCGCCTTCCACTACGACGACACGAGCGGCCCGATCCTCCACGGCATCGACGTCACCGTCCCCGCCGGCAGCAGCCTCGCGATCGTCGGCCCGACCGGCGCCGGCAAGTCCACGCTGGGCTACCTCGTGCCGCGGCTGTACGACGTGACCGGCGGCCGGGTCACCCTCGACGGCGTCGACGTGCGCGACCTCGACTTCGACACCCTGGCCCGCGCGGTCGGCGTCGTGTCCCAGGAGACGTACCTCTTCCACGCCTCGGTCGCCGAGAACCTGCGCTTCGCGAAGCCCGACGCGACCGACGAGGAACTGCGGGCCGCGGCGAGGGCGGCCCAGATACACGAGCACATCGCCGCCCTGCCCGACGGCTACGACACGGTCGTCGGCGAGCGCGGCCACCGGTTCTCCGGCGGCGAGAAGCAGCGCCTGGCCATCGCCCGCACCATCCTGCGCGATCCGCCGGTCCTCATCCTCGACGAAGCCACCAGCGCCCTGGACACCCGTACGGAGGCCGCCGTGCAGGAGGCCATCGACGCCCTGTCGGCCAACCGGACCACCCTCACCATCGCGCACCGCCTGTCCACCGTCCGCGGCGCCGACCAGATCGTGGTCCTCGACTCCGGACGGGTGGCCGAACGCGGCACCCACCAGGAGCTGCTGGAACTCGACGGCCGCTACGCCGCACTGGTCCGCCGGGACGCGCAGCTCGAGCCGGCCACGCAACTGGAGCCGACAAGCTGA